One part of the Halobacteria archaeon AArc-dxtr1 genome encodes these proteins:
- a CDS encoding cold-shock protein produces the protein MAKGTVDFFNDTGGYGFIETEDADDDVFFHMEDIGGPDLEEGQELEFDIEQAPKGPRATNVERL, from the coding sequence ATGGCGAAAGGAACCGTTGATTTCTTCAACGACACTGGCGGCTACGGATTCATCGAGACTGAGGACGCGGACGACGACGTGTTCTTCCACATGGAAGACATCGGCGGCCCGGACCTTGAGGAAGGACAGGAGCTCGAGTTCGACATCGAGCAGGCCCCCAAGGGCCCACGCGCGACGAACGTCGAGCGCCTGTAA
- a CDS encoding carbonic anhydrase: MGTDDERDNSTCVDGDGGVLAELLSGNERHIDGLETDYFAAVQTGQHPDVVTVCCSDSRVPQERMWGTDEPGTVFTPSNIGNQVWDDDDGERIVDGGMLYPIHHAGTDAAVVVGHTGCGAVTAAYQVATGGDRPGPRGVDKWVDMLVPVVEDGLESELVDADAPVGEVVNQLVEYNVDRQAQFLRDSDDIPEDVSVYGFVYDFQGVYGEEHGRAYLVNANGETDPEAIAAAIPDEFEGAVRSLLY; this comes from the coding sequence ATGGGAACTGACGACGAACGTGACAACTCGACGTGCGTAGACGGCGACGGCGGCGTTCTCGCCGAGTTACTCTCGGGCAACGAACGCCACATCGACGGCCTCGAAACGGATTATTTTGCAGCGGTACAGACTGGCCAGCACCCAGACGTCGTCACGGTTTGCTGTTCTGACTCTCGGGTACCCCAGGAGCGAATGTGGGGCACAGACGAGCCGGGAACTGTCTTCACCCCGAGCAATATCGGCAATCAGGTCTGGGACGACGATGACGGCGAGCGGATCGTCGATGGCGGCATGCTGTACCCAATCCACCACGCCGGAACTGACGCCGCAGTCGTCGTCGGTCACACAGGGTGTGGAGCGGTTACGGCGGCCTATCAGGTGGCGACCGGTGGGGATCGACCGGGACCCCGCGGCGTCGACAAGTGGGTCGACATGCTGGTTCCGGTCGTCGAAGACGGACTGGAGAGCGAACTGGTCGACGCGGACGCGCCCGTCGGCGAGGTCGTCAACCAGCTCGTCGAGTACAACGTCGACCGGCAGGCGCAGTTCCTCCGTGACTCCGACGATATCCCCGAAGACGTCTCTGTCTACGGCTTCGTCTACGACTTCCAGGGCGTCTACGGCGAAGAGCACGGACGGGCGTACCTGGTCAACGCAAACGGCGAGACCGATCCGGAGGCGATCGCAGCTGCGATTCCCGACGAGTTCGAAGGCGCGGTTCGGAGCCTGCTGTACTGA
- a CDS encoding DEAD/DEAH box helicase, whose translation MSKQVQDVETIFCHQVGDDYLVVVRRDGTRLFRAKLGLTETDAGPRPAKFRLKRGSSEEPRQPDEFVELARRAKRIRLSEQTSPSARRRFTEMLAGYQLEEKAKTVRTCRYCASAGRYSPVTTDTAVKDDADWICQECATQELERQLSYAGGGTVTGAAKERLEELMLEVQDLERIVNLLKGRLDPDLTKFDTISATTDEVDPVRVDSLDLHPDLQGLLEDRFETLLPVQSLAAENGLFDGDDQLVVSATATGKTLVGEMTGIDRVLNGEGKMLFLVPLVALANQKYEDFKEEYGHLVDVSIRVGASRIADSGNQFDPNADVIVGTYEGIDHALRTGKEMGDIGTVVIDEVHTLKEDERGHRLDGLISRLKYTCEQRAARRDGYDGAQWIYLSATVGNPEQLTEALEATLVEFEERPIPIERHVTFADGQEKVRVANKLVRREFDTESSKGYRGQTIIFTNSRRRCHEISRKLEYSAAPYHAGLDYKRRKRVEKQFADQDLAAVVTTAALAAGVDFPASQVVFDSLAMGIEWLSVQEFHQMLGRAGRPDYHDEGKVYVLVEPDCSYHNSMEMTEDEVAFKLLKGEMESVMTYYDEGAAVEETLANVTVGGKAAKQLNDRMLGDVPTKHAVGKLLQYDFIDGFEPTPLGRVITEHFLDPGAAFTLLDGIRKDAHPNELVADIELRDTEL comes from the coding sequence GTGTCGAAGCAGGTCCAGGATGTCGAGACGATCTTCTGTCACCAGGTCGGCGACGACTACCTCGTCGTCGTCCGACGGGACGGCACGCGGCTGTTCCGGGCGAAGCTCGGTCTCACCGAGACGGACGCGGGGCCGCGTCCGGCGAAGTTCCGGCTCAAGCGTGGGTCGAGCGAGGAGCCGCGCCAGCCCGACGAGTTCGTCGAACTCGCGCGCCGAGCGAAGCGGATTCGGCTCTCAGAGCAGACGTCGCCGTCGGCGCGTCGGCGATTTACCGAGATGCTGGCGGGGTACCAACTCGAGGAGAAGGCAAAGACCGTCCGGACCTGCCGGTACTGTGCCTCCGCAGGTCGATACTCGCCGGTGACGACCGATACGGCGGTCAAAGACGATGCAGACTGGATCTGCCAGGAGTGTGCGACTCAGGAGCTAGAGCGCCAGCTCTCCTACGCTGGGGGTGGGACGGTAACCGGCGCCGCCAAGGAGCGGTTAGAGGAGCTGATGCTTGAGGTCCAGGACTTAGAGCGAATCGTCAACCTGCTCAAGGGCCGACTCGATCCCGATTTAACGAAGTTCGATACCATCTCGGCGACGACCGACGAGGTCGATCCCGTTCGGGTCGACAGCCTCGACCTACACCCCGACCTCCAGGGACTGCTCGAGGATCGGTTCGAGACCCTGCTGCCGGTCCAGAGCCTCGCGGCTGAGAACGGGCTGTTCGACGGCGACGACCAACTCGTTGTTTCCGCGACCGCGACCGGAAAGACGCTGGTCGGGGAGATGACGGGGATCGACAGAGTGCTGAACGGAGAAGGGAAGATGCTCTTTCTCGTCCCGCTGGTCGCGCTTGCGAACCAGAAGTACGAGGACTTCAAAGAGGAGTACGGCCACCTCGTCGACGTCTCGATTCGCGTGGGTGCAAGCCGGATCGCAGACTCGGGAAACCAGTTCGATCCGAACGCTGACGTGATCGTCGGCACCTATGAGGGGATCGACCACGCCCTGCGGACGGGCAAGGAGATGGGCGATATCGGAACCGTCGTCATCGACGAAGTGCACACGCTAAAAGAGGACGAGCGGGGTCACCGGCTGGACGGGCTGATCTCGCGGTTGAAGTACACGTGCGAGCAGCGCGCCGCGCGTCGCGACGGCTACGATGGTGCCCAGTGGATCTACCTCTCGGCGACCGTCGGCAACCCCGAGCAGCTCACAGAAGCGTTGGAGGCAACGCTAGTCGAGTTCGAGGAGCGGCCGATTCCCATCGAGCGCCACGTCACGTTCGCGGACGGCCAGGAGAAGGTACGGGTAGCGAACAAGCTGGTCAGACGCGAGTTCGACACGGAGTCCTCGAAGGGGTATCGGGGCCAGACGATCATCTTCACGAACTCTCGCAGACGGTGTCACGAAATTTCGCGAAAGCTCGAGTACTCGGCCGCACCGTACCACGCCGGACTCGACTACAAGCGCCGCAAGCGCGTCGAGAAGCAGTTCGCAGACCAGGACTTAGCAGCCGTCGTGACGACCGCCGCGCTCGCGGCCGGCGTCGATTTCCCGGCCTCACAGGTCGTTTTCGACTCGCTGGCGATGGGGATCGAATGGCTCTCGGTTCAGGAGTTTCATCAGATGCTCGGGCGCGCAGGCCGGCCGGACTACCACGACGAGGGGAAGGTGTACGTCTTAGTCGAGCCCGACTGTTCGTACCACAACTCGATGGAGATGACCGAAGACGAGGTCGCGTTCAAGCTCCTGAAGGGGGAGATGGAATCGGTAATGACCTACTACGACGAGGGAGCCGCAGTCGAGGAGACGCTCGCGAACGTCACCGTCGGCGGAAAGGCCGCAAAGCAGCTCAACGACCGGATGCTCGGCGACGTGCCGACGAAACACGCCGTCGGCAAGCTGTTGCAGTACGACTTCATCGACGGCTTCGAGCCGACGCCGCTGGGACGGGTCATCACCGAGCACTTCTTAGATCCCGGCGCGGCGTTTACCCTGCTCGACGGGATTCGAAAAGACGCCCACCCGAACGAACTGGTCGCGGACATCGAACTCCGAGACACGGAGCTGTAA
- a CDS encoding ABC transporter permease produces MLSVGFRTLFRREVLRFVRRPKNTFMPPAITNVLYFAVFGLILGGRIDEPVEGIGYILFLVPGLVVLGTISNSFENASFSIFHGRWNEYIHETLTSPLSYVEMVVAYVAASAVRGLIVGVIIALIGRLFVPISIENGLFLVATMVVIAALFAAFGIIGGLVARDFDDLTVMNQFILRPLVFFGAVFYSLTMLPTTWQYVSLLNPMVYMVDSVRYGLLGHSDMFEVAPAAVADVAPLLSLAVLTGLTLVVLAIDVYLFKTGYGLTD; encoded by the coding sequence ATGCTCTCGGTCGGCTTCCGGACGCTGTTCCGCCGGGAAGTGCTGCGATTCGTCCGTCGCCCGAAGAACACGTTCATGCCGCCGGCGATCACAAACGTGCTCTACTTCGCCGTCTTCGGGCTCATCCTGGGCGGTCGGATCGACGAACCCGTCGAGGGAATCGGCTACATTCTCTTTCTGGTTCCCGGGCTCGTGGTACTGGGAACGATCTCGAACTCCTTCGAGAACGCCTCCTTCTCGATCTTCCACGGCCGCTGGAACGAGTACATCCACGAGACGCTGACCTCGCCGCTGTCGTACGTCGAGATGGTCGTCGCCTACGTCGCCGCCAGCGCGGTTCGCGGACTGATCGTCGGCGTCATCATCGCGCTGATCGGTCGACTGTTCGTCCCGATCAGCATCGAGAACGGACTCTTCCTGGTGGCGACGATGGTCGTCATCGCGGCGCTGTTCGCAGCGTTTGGAATCATCGGCGGCCTCGTCGCCCGCGACTTCGACGACCTGACGGTGATGAACCAGTTCATCCTCCGACCGCTGGTCTTCTTCGGTGCGGTGTTTTACTCGCTGACGATGCTGCCGACGACCTGGCAGTACGTCTCGCTGCTGAACCCGATGGTCTATATGGTCGACAGCGTCCGGTACGGGTTACTGGGACACTCAGATATGTTCGAGGTGGCGCCGGCGGCGGTCGCCGACGTCGCCCCGTTGCTCTCGCTTGCAGTTCTGACGGGACTGACGCTGGTCGTGCTCGCGATCGACGTCTACTTGTTCAAGACGGGCTACGGGCTGACAGACTGA